Proteins co-encoded in one Streptococcus ruminicola genomic window:
- a CDS encoding pyridoxal phosphate-dependent aminotransferase: MFSQSDILQTLPKQFFASLVAKVNAKVAEGYDVINLGQGNPDQPTYDYIVDALIESAKNPASHKYSQFRGNANFKEAASQFYKDNYQVELDSEKEICVLGGAKIGLVEFPLALMNPGELLLLPDPGYPDYLSSVALGKIEYETFPLKEENNFLPDLSAIPEEVAKRAKFIYINYPNNPTGAVATTEFYEELVAWAKKYEVGVVSDFAYGALGADGYQNPSFLSTPGAKEVGIELYTFSKTFNMAGWRLAFAAGNAELIEALNLLQDHLFVSIFPAIQDAGAAALLDKRAKVAIAELNHKYDERRHAFVKAAAKIGWHAFESKGSFYAWMPVPEGYNSESFADLLLNEAHVAVAPGKGFGQAGDGYVRIGLLVEPERLEEAVERISKLKLFEK; the protein is encoded by the coding sequence ATGTTTTCACAATCAGATATTTTACAAACATTGCCAAAACAATTTTTTGCTAGCCTTGTTGCTAAGGTCAATGCAAAAGTGGCTGAAGGTTATGATGTGATTAATCTTGGACAAGGAAATCCTGATCAGCCGACATACGATTATATTGTTGATGCTTTGATTGAATCTGCTAAGAATCCAGCATCCCATAAATATTCACAATTTCGAGGTAATGCTAATTTTAAAGAAGCAGCTAGTCAGTTTTATAAGGATAATTATCAGGTGGAACTTGATAGTGAGAAGGAAATTTGTGTGCTTGGTGGGGCAAAGATTGGCCTGGTTGAGTTTCCCTTGGCCTTGATGAATCCTGGTGAGCTCTTACTTTTGCCTGACCCAGGCTATCCAGACTATTTATCAAGTGTAGCGTTAGGAAAAATTGAATATGAAACCTTTCCTTTAAAAGAAGAAAATAACTTTTTGCCAGATTTGTCAGCTATTCCTGAAGAAGTGGCAAAACGTGCTAAATTTATCTACATCAATTATCCAAATAACCCAACTGGTGCCGTGGCGACGACTGAATTTTATGAAGAACTGGTCGCTTGGGCGAAAAAATACGAGGTCGGTGTTGTTAGCGACTTTGCTTATGGGGCTTTGGGAGCAGACGGTTACCAAAATCCAAGTTTTTTATCAACACCTGGAGCAAAAGAAGTAGGTATTGAACTTTACACATTTTCGAAAACTTTTAACATGGCAGGTTGGCGTTTGGCATTTGCTGCAGGAAATGCGGAGCTGATTGAGGCACTTAACTTATTGCAAGACCACCTCTTTGTCAGCATTTTTCCGGCTATACAAGATGCTGGCGCGGCTGCCCTTTTAGACAAACGTGCGAAAGTAGCAATCGCAGAGCTAAATCACAAATATGACGAGCGACGCCACGCTTTTGTCAAAGCTGCTGCTAAAATCGGCTGGCACGCCTTTGAGTCAAAAGGTTCGTTTTATGCTTGGATGCCGGTGCCAGAAGGTTATAACAGTGAAAGCTTCGCTGATTTACTCTTAAACGAAGCTCACGTCGCAGTCGCACCGGGAAAAGGTTTCGGACAAGCAGGAGATGGCTACGTCAGAATCGGACTCCTAGTTGAACCAGAACGCCTTGAAGAAGCCGTCGAGCGAATTAGCAAACTGAAATTATTTGAAAAATAA
- the argC gene encoding N-acetyl-gamma-glutamyl-phosphate reductase: MRVSIVGITGYSGLELVKLLNNHKKVTIASIHATKEIGRRLSDLYPYLVGVCDLVIEEFDAEKIMAKSDLVFFATPSGVASKLAQPFVEADFPVIDLSGDHRLPAYLYEKWYKKTPASDEALNKFTYSLAEFTDVKGKKFISNPGCYATATELALIPLLKAGVVEEDSIIVDAKSGLTGAGKALSESSHFVNVHDNYVTYKLNRHQHIPEIVQELKLFDDKVNHIQFSTSLLPVNRGIMSTVYVKLKKPLTNANLFAIYEDSYKDTPFVRVQDDLPELHNVIGSNFTDIGFLYNEVTNVLTVVSVIDNLIKGAAGQAVQNLNLMNGWDETEGLLISPNYL, encoded by the coding sequence ATGAGGGTGTCGATTGTTGGTATCACTGGATACAGTGGTCTAGAATTAGTTAAATTATTGAATAATCATAAAAAAGTAACGATTGCTTCGATTCATGCAACTAAGGAAATCGGTCGACGATTATCAGACTTATACCCTTACTTAGTTGGTGTCTGTGACTTGGTTATTGAAGAATTTGATGCCGAGAAAATCATGGCAAAATCAGACTTGGTATTCTTTGCAACACCAAGTGGAGTTGCAAGCAAATTAGCACAGCCTTTTGTAGAAGCTGATTTTCCAGTGATAGATTTGTCAGGGGACCATCGCTTGCCAGCCTATCTTTATGAAAAATGGTATAAAAAAACACCTGCTAGTGATGAAGCGTTGAATAAATTTACATATTCTTTGGCTGAGTTTACAGATGTTAAAGGTAAAAAATTCATTTCAAACCCTGGTTGCTACGCGACAGCAACAGAATTAGCTTTGATTCCTTTGCTAAAAGCAGGTGTGGTTGAAGAAGATTCAATCATCGTTGATGCTAAAAGTGGTTTGACAGGTGCTGGTAAAGCACTTTCTGAATCAAGTCATTTTGTTAATGTGCATGATAATTACGTGACTTACAAGTTGAATCGTCACCAGCACATTCCAGAAATTGTACAAGAGTTGAAGTTGTTCGATGACAAGGTTAATCACATTCAATTTTCAACATCACTTTTGCCAGTTAATCGCGGTATCATGTCAACGGTTTATGTTAAGTTGAAAAAGCCACTAACAAATGCAAATCTTTTTGCTATCTATGAAGATTCTTACAAAGATACGCCATTTGTTCGTGTGCAAGATGATTTGCCAGAATTGCACAATGTTATTGGCTCAAACTTTACAGACATTGGTTTTCTTTACAATGAAGTGACTAATGTACTGACAGTAGTATCTGTCATTGATAATTTGATTAAAGGTGCTGCTGGTCAAGCAGTGCAAAATCTTAACCTCATGAATGGTTGGGATGAAACAGAAGGTTTATTGATTTCGCCGAATTATTTATAG
- the argJ gene encoding bifunctional ornithine acetyltransferase/N-acetylglutamate synthase, whose amino-acid sequence MKVIEGNVASPLGFSADGLHAGFKKRKLDFGWIVSEVPASVAGVYTTNKVIAAPLIVTRQSVKKAQKMKAIVVNSGVANSCTGVQGMEDAYTMQKWTAEKLGVEPDLVGVASTGVIGDLLPMDTLKTGLSKLVVNGNSDDFSKAILTTDTMVKTVAVTEKFGRDEVTMAGVAKGSGMIHPNMATMLAFITCDANISSETLQLALSQNVETTFNQITVDGDTSTNDMVLVMSNGCTLNEEILPNTPEFDKFSAMLNYVMQELAKMIAKDGEGASKLIEVNVKNAPNALDARMMAKSVVGSSLVKTAIFGEDPNWGRILAAVGYAGVDVPVDNIDIYLGDVPVMLKSSPVEFEAEEMQDVMHEDEITITVDLHAGEAQGKAWGCDLSYDYVKINALYRT is encoded by the coding sequence ATGAAAGTTATTGAAGGTAATGTAGCAAGCCCACTTGGATTTTCAGCAGATGGATTACATGCAGGGTTTAAGAAAAGAAAACTTGATTTTGGTTGGATTGTATCTGAAGTGCCAGCTAGCGTTGCTGGGGTTTATACGACAAATAAAGTTATTGCAGCGCCACTAATTGTGACACGTCAGTCTGTTAAAAAAGCACAAAAAATGAAAGCCATCGTGGTGAACTCAGGCGTTGCCAACTCTTGTACAGGTGTGCAAGGAATGGAAGATGCTTACACGATGCAAAAATGGACAGCAGAAAAACTTGGTGTTGAACCTGATTTGGTCGGTGTTGCTTCAACTGGTGTGATTGGTGATTTGTTGCCAATGGATACTCTTAAAACAGGTCTTTCTAAACTTGTGGTGAATGGGAATTCAGATGATTTTTCAAAAGCTATTTTAACAACAGATACTATGGTTAAAACAGTTGCAGTCACAGAAAAATTCGGTCGTGATGAAGTTACCATGGCAGGTGTCGCTAAAGGGTCAGGCATGATTCACCCAAATATGGCGACAATGCTAGCTTTTATCACCTGTGATGCCAATATTTCAAGTGAAACTTTGCAACTAGCGCTTAGCCAAAATGTTGAAACAACCTTCAACCAAATCACCGTTGATGGCGATACGTCGACAAACGATATGGTTCTTGTCATGTCAAATGGTTGCACTTTGAACGAAGAAATTTTGCCAAATACGCCTGAATTTGATAAATTCTCAGCCATGCTTAATTACGTGATGCAAGAATTGGCTAAAATGATTGCCAAAGACGGTGAAGGTGCAAGCAAACTCATTGAAGTGAATGTCAAAAATGCTCCAAACGCTCTTGATGCACGCATGATGGCTAAAAGTGTTGTTGGTTCAAGCCTTGTTAAGACAGCGATTTTTGGTGAAGACCCTAACTGGGGACGCATTTTAGCAGCTGTAGGCTATGCAGGTGTTGATGTCCCTGTAGATAACATTGATATTTATTTAGGTGATGTTCCAGTCATGCTAAAATCAAGTCCCGTTGAATTTGAAGCAGAAGAAATGCAAGATGTTATGCACGAAGATGAGATTACTATCACTGTTGATTTGCATGCGGGTGAAGCACAAGGAAAAGCTTGGGGTTGTGATTTGTCATACGATTACGTGAAAATCAATGCCCTCTATCGTACATAA
- the argB gene encoding acetylglutamate kinase has product MKDTIVIKIGGVASQNLSQDFLAQVKKWKDAHKNLVIVHGGGYAINKLMEDNQVPVKKINGLRVTSQSDMKLVSYALLHMVGENLTKKLNQSSIDSIQLLSNIKRVVTADFLDKETYGYVGDVSHIQTPILEQMLDNQMLPVLASIGYSKEGDMLNINADYLATAVAIALNAEKLVLMTDVKGVLENGEVLDSLTSKEFQEKIDQGIITGGMIPKIESAVNTVLAGVGEVLIGDNLVTGTSIIC; this is encoded by the coding sequence ATGAAAGATACAATTGTGATTAAAATTGGTGGCGTTGCTAGCCAAAACTTGTCGCAAGACTTTTTAGCACAAGTCAAAAAATGGAAAGATGCCCATAAAAATTTGGTCATTGTGCATGGTGGCGGCTATGCTATTAATAAATTAATGGAAGATAACCAAGTACCAGTTAAAAAAATCAATGGTCTTCGTGTAACCAGTCAATCTGATATGAAGTTGGTCAGCTATGCTCTTCTTCACATGGTTGGTGAAAATTTGACTAAAAAACTAAACCAATCATCTATTGATAGTATTCAGTTGCTATCAAATATCAAAAGAGTGGTGACAGCTGATTTTCTTGATAAGGAAACTTATGGTTATGTTGGTGATGTCTCACATATTCAGACACCGATTTTGGAGCAAATGCTTGATAATCAAATGTTGCCAGTACTTGCTTCAATTGGTTATTCAAAAGAAGGCGACATGCTCAACATCAACGCTGATTATTTAGCAACAGCAGTAGCGATTGCCTTGAATGCTGAAAAATTGGTTTTGATGACAGATGTGAAAGGTGTTTTGGAAAATGGTGAAGTGCTTGATAGCCTGACTTCGAAAGAATTTCAAGAAAAGATCGATCAAGGCATTATCACTGGCGGTATGATTCCAAAAATTGAGTCAGCAGTGAACACTGTTTTAGCAGGTGTTGGTGAAGTATTGATTGGCGACAATCTTGTAACAGGAACTTCAATCATCTGCTAG
- a CDS encoding acetylornithine transaminase produces MTKLFQNYKRAAIEFVKAQGNYLFDQDGKKYLDFSTGIGVTNLGFHPQVKATLLKQAEEIWHMPNLYHNSLQEEVAGKLIGDKDYLAFFANSGAEANEAAIKIARKSTGKQEIITFVNSFHGRTFGSMSATGQDKIKTGFGDGVPHFSYATYNDLDSVKALVTEDTAAVMLELVQGESGVRPADKAFVTALSQFCQETGILLIVDEVQTGMGRTGKLFSFEHYGIEPDIFTLAKGLGNGVPVGAMIAKEKLGSAFSYGSHGSTFGGNKLVMSAASSVLDIMLADGFLPQALENGNYLQTELKKVLADNPKVTDVRGLGYMIGIETSENLADLVEKARDKGLIVLTAGTNVIRLLPPLTLTKEEIDQGVAILADVFA; encoded by the coding sequence ATGACAAAGTTATTTCAAAATTATAAACGCGCAGCTATTGAATTTGTTAAGGCGCAAGGAAATTATCTGTTTGATCAAGATGGTAAAAAATACCTTGATTTCTCAACAGGAATTGGGGTAACCAACCTTGGTTTTCACCCACAAGTTAAGGCAACTCTTCTAAAACAAGCAGAAGAAATCTGGCATATGCCTAACTTGTATCATAATTCTTTGCAAGAAGAAGTGGCCGGCAAATTAATCGGTGACAAAGACTACCTGGCTTTCTTTGCTAATAGCGGTGCGGAAGCAAATGAAGCAGCCATTAAAATCGCTCGTAAGTCCACTGGTAAGCAAGAAATTATCACTTTTGTCAATTCTTTCCATGGTCGTACCTTTGGTTCCATGTCAGCGACTGGTCAAGATAAAATCAAGACTGGTTTTGGTGATGGTGTGCCACATTTCAGCTACGCTACTTACAATGATTTGGATAGCGTTAAAGCTTTGGTAACGGAAGATACGGCAGCTGTCATGTTAGAATTAGTTCAAGGAGAATCAGGTGTTCGTCCAGCTGACAAAGCCTTTGTGACAGCTTTGAGTCAATTCTGTCAAGAAACAGGAATTTTACTGATTGTTGATGAAGTGCAAACTGGTATGGGACGTACTGGTAAGCTCTTCTCATTTGAGCATTATGGTATTGAACCAGATATTTTCACCTTGGCTAAAGGTCTTGGAAATGGTGTTCCCGTTGGTGCCATGATTGCCAAAGAAAAACTTGGTTCAGCCTTTTCATACGGTAGTCACGGTTCAACTTTCGGTGGTAATAAATTAGTCATGTCAGCAGCATCAAGCGTACTGGATATTATGCTGGCTGACGGTTTCTTACCACAAGCACTTGAAAATGGTAATTATTTGCAAACGGAACTGAAAAAAGTCTTGGCTGACAATCCTAAAGTGACTGACGTTCGCGGTCTTGGCTACATGATTGGGATTGAAACCAGTGAAAACCTAGCGGACTTGGTTGAAAAAGCGCGTGACAAAGGTTTGATTGTGTTGACAGCAGGAACCAATGTCATTCGTCTCTTGCCACCATTAACCTTGACAAAAGAAGAAATCGACCAAGGTGTAGCCATTTTGGCAGATGTTTTTGCATAA
- a CDS encoding NAD(P)H-dependent oxidoreductase — MAKKVLVVSGHPDLKNDSLANKTILKEIKKLYPEVELDILSNLYPDYQIDVAAEQDKLRWADVIVFQYPLYWYMTPSLMNKWIEKVFVHGFSHGSNGNALKDKYLIASLTTGAGEAAYSAESGTTIEDLLATIRLTAKLTQLNFVGHVVTHGVSYSLREDADKAQEMIAKSQAHAKKLVEMIESL; from the coding sequence ATGGCTAAAAAAGTTCTTGTTGTTTCAGGACACCCTGATTTGAAAAATGATTCTTTGGCAAATAAAACCATTTTAAAAGAAATTAAAAAGCTCTATCCAGAAGTTGAATTGGATATTTTGAGCAATTTGTATCCTGATTATCAGATTGATGTGGCTGCTGAGCAAGATAAGCTCCGTTGGGCAGATGTCATTGTTTTCCAATACCCGCTTTATTGGTACATGACCCCATCTTTGATGAATAAATGGATTGAAAAAGTTTTTGTGCATGGTTTTTCTCACGGGTCAAATGGCAATGCCTTGAAAGATAAATACTTGATTGCATCTTTGACGACTGGTGCGGGAGAAGCAGCTTATAGCGCTGAATCTGGTACAACGATTGAAGATCTTTTAGCAACAATTCGTTTGACAGCTAAATTGACGCAGCTTAACTTTGTCGGTCATGTTGTCACACATGGTGTGTCTTATTCACTACGTGAGGACGCTGACAAAGCCCAAGAAATGATTGCAAAATCTCAAGCACATGCTAAAAAACTGGTAGAAATGATTGAAAGTTTGTAG
- a CDS encoding helix-turn-helix transcriptional regulator, with protein sequence MEENLVLKNRLKELRARDGLNQTQLAKLAKVSRQTISLLERNEYTPSVIIALRIAKIFNEPVENVFSLDEEGEE encoded by the coding sequence ATGGAGGAAAATTTGGTATTAAAAAATCGTCTGAAAGAGTTACGTGCGCGTGATGGTTTGAATCAGACACAGTTAGCCAAATTGGCGAAAGTTTCTAGACAAACGATTAGTCTTTTGGAACGTAATGAGTATACGCCATCGGTGATTATCGCTTTGCGCATTGCAAAAATCTTTAATGAACCTGTCGAAAATGTTTTTAGTCTTGATGAAGAGGGAGAAGAATAA
- a CDS encoding DUF3169 family protein, which produces MNKTKQLTTKQRVLFYLGIVTVSALVGGVTGALGLGLGDKVLTFNFDIFMTFVYILTAMSILVTLWFMYQANHYQNRYEAMDEDADEDESYEIYRKTFKNLGLASTFYNVSVAFIFFSIGVGICDFHDRISNGLAFKITTYVVEAIFFIFLFVLQIMIFKLTQKIRHYKISVFPTIKEVKEFAYSYDEGELQANYEQAFLIVFNLNQYLPFVYAILCVLAVESSLDVTSGLVVTTGIYIYINLANIRFVNKYFRK; this is translated from the coding sequence ATGAATAAGACAAAACAATTAACAACAAAACAACGTGTTTTATTTTATCTAGGAATTGTTACTGTTAGTGCTCTTGTCGGAGGAGTAACTGGTGCTTTGGGACTTGGTCTTGGTGATAAGGTTTTAACGTTTAATTTTGATATTTTTATGACTTTTGTCTACATACTGACTGCTATGTCAATTCTCGTGACATTATGGTTTATGTACCAAGCGAATCATTATCAAAATCGTTATGAGGCTATGGACGAAGATGCTGATGAAGATGAAAGTTACGAGATTTATCGTAAGACATTTAAAAATTTAGGATTAGCATCGACTTTTTATAATGTTTCCGTAGCATTTATTTTCTTTTCAATAGGTGTTGGTATTTGCGATTTTCATGACAGAATTAGTAATGGTTTAGCCTTTAAGATAACGACCTATGTTGTAGAAGCTATCTTTTTTATTTTTTTATTTGTACTTCAAATAATGATATTTAAATTAACTCAAAAAATTCGTCATTACAAAATTTCAGTTTTCCCGACTATTAAAGAAGTAAAAGAATTTGCCTATTCTTACGATGAGGGTGAACTTCAAGCAAATTATGAGCAAGCTTTTTTGATTGTTTTCAATCTCAATCAGTATTTACCATTTGTTTATGCTATCTTGTGTGTGTTAGCAGTCGAGAGTTCGCTCGATGTTACTTCAGGTTTGGTAGTAACGACAGGAATTTATATCTATATCAACCTTGCTAACATTCGTTTTGTGAATAAATATTTCAGAAAATAA
- the ribD gene encoding bifunctional diaminohydroxyphosphoribosylaminopyrimidine deaminase/5-amino-6-(5-phosphoribosylamino)uracil reductase RibD — translation MDNYYMSQAIAEAKKGFRQTYTNPLVGAVIVKDNHVIARGAHLKYGYEHAEKNAILHCQTPEELVDSTLYVTLEPCHHRGKQPPCTQAILAAGIKKVVVGQLDPNPLVAGKGLAFLKEEGIEVVTGVLEEEARGLNPHYNFYYEHQRPYVVLKQAVSLDGKIAVLGKRTALTDDETNRFVHDERDDFHAILVGADTVLIDNPRLLGSGTSFCSPVRVILDEKGRVFDQLDLQIFKDNSAPVYIFSGRKVSNLPKHVTVIDLPEFSIENILQVLYEKKLQSVYVEGGAGVHDAFLESGLWDEIISYVTPKLIGGNGKAAMSSFRLVSQALELDDFACQKIGNNIRLSARRRI, via the coding sequence ATGGATAATTATTATATGTCGCAGGCAATTGCAGAAGCTAAAAAAGGTTTTCGTCAAACTTATACCAATCCTTTAGTTGGCGCAGTGATTGTCAAAGATAATCATGTGATTGCTCGTGGTGCACACCTTAAGTATGGTTATGAGCATGCTGAAAAGAATGCTATTTTACATTGTCAAACTCCTGAAGAACTAGTCGATTCAACACTTTATGTAACATTGGAACCTTGTCATCATAGGGGAAAACAGCCCCCCTGCACCCAAGCGATTCTAGCAGCTGGCATCAAAAAGGTGGTGGTCGGTCAACTTGATCCCAATCCTTTGGTGGCTGGGAAAGGACTAGCTTTCTTGAAAGAAGAAGGCATCGAAGTGGTGACTGGTGTATTAGAAGAAGAGGCTAGAGGCCTTAATCCTCACTATAATTTTTACTACGAACACCAGCGACCTTACGTGGTTTTAAAACAAGCGGTTAGCTTAGATGGAAAAATAGCGGTGCTTGGCAAACGAACGGCTTTGACTGATGATGAGACAAATCGCTTTGTTCACGATGAACGTGATGATTTTCATGCGATATTGGTTGGTGCTGATACGGTCTTGATTGACAATCCACGTTTGCTGGGGAGTGGGACAAGCTTTTGTTCACCAGTGCGTGTGATTTTGGATGAAAAGGGGCGTGTTTTTGACCAGTTAGATTTACAGATTTTTAAAGATAATTCGGCTCCAGTTTATATTTTTAGTGGTCGGAAGGTTTCGAATTTACCAAAGCATGTCACAGTAATTGATTTGCCAGAGTTTTCGATTGAAAATATTTTGCAGGTGCTTTATGAGAAGAAGCTTCAGTCAGTTTATGTTGAGGGCGGAGCTGGTGTTCATGATGCTTTTCTGGAAAGTGGGCTTTGGGATGAAATCATTTCTTATGTGACTCCTAAACTTATTGGTGGTAATGGCAAAGCAGCCATGTCGAGTTTTCGTCTGGTTAGTCAAGCCTTAGAATTAGACGATTTTGCCTGTCAAAAAATCGGAAATAATATTAGGCTTTCGGCTAGAAGGAGGATATGA
- a CDS encoding riboflavin synthase — MFTGLIQEQGRISRIVKHQHNIKLTCKASRKLLADYKIGDSMAINGVCLTCVAKSGDLFTVDVMPETFRRTIFSESRVGDLVNLELAMSANARFEGHLVTGHVDGVATLVQKKSDETALVLSFAFPKELEGQIVAQGSIAVNGVSLTVVSVESGQFSVSLIPHTAKETNLASLKKGDKVNIETDILAKYMQAQVVRMKGE, encoded by the coding sequence ATGTTTACCGGATTAATTCAAGAACAAGGTCGTATTAGCCGGATTGTCAAACATCAGCACAATATCAAATTAACTTGCAAGGCTTCACGAAAGTTGTTAGCTGATTATAAAATTGGCGATAGTATGGCAATCAATGGTGTCTGCTTGACTTGCGTGGCTAAATCAGGAGATTTATTTACTGTTGATGTCATGCCTGAAACCTTTAGACGGACAATTTTTTCAGAAAGTCGTGTGGGCGATTTGGTTAATTTAGAACTGGCCATGTCAGCCAATGCTCGTTTTGAAGGGCACCTTGTGACGGGGCACGTAGATGGTGTGGCAACTCTTGTCCAGAAAAAGAGCGATGAAACTGCTCTGGTACTCAGCTTTGCTTTTCCAAAAGAACTTGAAGGGCAAATTGTCGCACAAGGTTCAATCGCAGTCAATGGGGTTAGTCTAACGGTGGTGTCTGTTGAGTCGGGACAATTTAGCGTGTCTTTGATTCCGCATACGGCAAAAGAAACCAACTTGGCTAGTCTTAAAAAAGGCGACAAGGTCAATATCGAGACTGATATTTTAGCAAAATACATGCAGGCACAAGTAGTAAGGATGAAAGGAGAATAA
- the ribA gene encoding GTP cyclohydrolase II — MFKDVEKALFDLRAGKLIIVVDDDDREAEGDLVGLAELASPENVNFMTKHARGLICAPVSEEIANRLELVPMSEENTDAHGTAFTISVDHKETSTGISAFDRAKTIQELASVSSKASDFHRPGHMFPLVGRSGGVLERRGHTEASLDLARLAGVREAAYICEILKDDGTMARKADLHDFASKWNLTMIEVGDIARYVSFQDSPKVKLPSSYGDFDLQLFEDEEKREHVLLSKGDLTTDEPLLLRLHSECLTGDIFGSLRCDCGEQLHAAMEKIDQVGRGAILYLRQEGRGIGLKNKLKAYQLQEEGLDTYEANLELGFAPDERDYQIAADILSFLDIKQVKLLTNNPDKLEQLEMAGIEIVERLPLQMPAHKENKAYLQTKQEKFHHLLYIV; from the coding sequence ATGTTTAAGGATGTTGAAAAGGCTCTTTTTGATTTGAGAGCAGGAAAATTAATTATCGTGGTTGATGATGATGACCGGGAAGCTGAAGGGGACTTGGTTGGTCTGGCAGAATTAGCAAGCCCAGAAAATGTGAATTTTATGACCAAGCATGCGCGTGGCTTGATTTGTGCACCAGTGTCTGAGGAGATTGCTAATCGTTTGGAACTTGTTCCAATGTCAGAAGAAAATACGGATGCACATGGCACAGCTTTTACCATTAGCGTAGACCACAAAGAAACGTCAACAGGAATTTCAGCTTTTGACCGCGCTAAGACTATTCAAGAATTAGCGTCGGTAAGTAGTAAAGCAAGTGATTTTCACAGACCTGGTCACATGTTTCCGTTAGTAGGACGCTCTGGTGGAGTATTAGAACGTCGTGGGCACACGGAAGCAAGTCTTGATTTGGCACGTTTAGCTGGTGTGAGAGAAGCAGCTTATATTTGTGAGATTTTAAAAGATGATGGCACGATGGCTCGTAAAGCTGATTTGCATGATTTTGCTAGCAAGTGGAATTTGACCATGATTGAAGTTGGTGATATCGCCCGCTATGTGAGCTTTCAAGATAGTCCTAAGGTAAAGTTGCCATCAAGTTATGGTGACTTTGACCTTCAGTTATTTGAAGATGAAGAAAAGCGCGAGCATGTTCTCTTGTCAAAGGGAGATTTGACGACAGATGAACCGCTTTTACTGCGTTTGCACTCAGAGTGTTTGACTGGCGATATTTTTGGGTCTTTGCGTTGTGACTGTGGAGAACAGTTGCATGCTGCCATGGAAAAAATTGACCAAGTTGGTCGCGGAGCTATTTTGTACCTTCGTCAAGAAGGTCGAGGTATCGGCTTAAAAAATAAACTAAAGGCTTATCAGTTGCAAGAAGAAGGTTTGGACACTTATGAGGCAAATCTTGAGCTTGGCTTTGCTCCCGATGAGCGTGATTATCAGATTGCAGCGGATATTTTGAGCTTTTTAGATATCAAGCAGGTTAAACTCTTGACCAATAATCCAGATAAGTTGGAGCAGCTTGAAATGGCAGGTATAGAAATTGTGGAACGCTTGCCCTTGCAGATGCCAGCCCACAAAGAAAATAAAGCTTACCTACAAACCAAACAAGAAAAATTTCATCATTTATTATACATCGTATAA
- the ribE gene encoding 6,7-dimethyl-8-ribityllumazine synthase, whose protein sequence is MTTFEGKFIGKDLKIAIVVARFNEFITSKLLGGAVDGLVRNEVAENDIDVYWVPGAFEIPFMTKKIVASGKYDGVITLGSVIRGSTSHYDLVCNEVAKGVGQINLTSDIPVMFGVITTEDIEQAIERSGSKAGNKGSECAQGVLEMINLAKQL, encoded by the coding sequence ATGACAACATTTGAAGGAAAATTTATCGGAAAAGACTTGAAAATCGCAATCGTTGTGGCGCGTTTTAATGAATTCATCACCTCAAAATTATTAGGTGGTGCCGTGGACGGTCTGGTTCGAAATGAAGTGGCTGAGAACGATATCGATGTTTACTGGGTTCCTGGTGCTTTTGAAATTCCATTTATGACGAAAAAAATCGTTGCCAGCGGCAAATACGACGGTGTTATTACCCTTGGGAGTGTTATTCGCGGGTCAACAAGTCATTATGATTTGGTCTGCAACGAAGTGGCTAAGGGTGTTGGTCAGATTAATCTTACTAGTGACATTCCAGTTATGTTTGGTGTGATTACCACTGAGGATATCGAGCAAGCTATCGAACGTTCAGGCTCTAAAGCTGGTAATAAAGGTAGCGAATGCGCCCAAGGTGTGCTTGAGATGATTAATTTGGCAAAACAACTGTAA